TGTTTGTTTTAAAGCTGAGGCTGCTACACCAAACTCAACCGCTTCCCTTTTACTTGAAAATTTGTTCAACCCGTGTATTAATCCAGCTACAAAACTATCACCTCCACCTACTCTATCAACCAAATGCAAGTGGTATTTCTTACTCAAAATAAATTCATTACCATCATAGAATAGCGAAGACCAATAATTATCAGATGCTGATAGACTTTCCCTTAATGTTATAGCCACCATACTTGCACTTCCAACCTTTAATAACTGGGAAGCTACTGATTTATAATGTTCAACATCCAATTTTCCAGAAATTACATCAGTTTTCTCTGCTTCTATCCCAAATACATCAGCAGCATCCTCTTCATTTGCTATTATCAAATCAGTATATTTTACTATCTCTCCCATTATCTCCCTTGCTTTTTCTCTGTTCCACAACCTCTTTCGATAATTCAAATCACAACTAACAGTTAGTCCCTTCTCCTTCGCTATTTTCACTGCATCTATACTTATCTCAACTAGTGAATCACTTAACGCTGGTGTTATCCCTGATATATGAAACCATATCGCCCCTTTAAATATCTTTTCCCAATCAAAATCCTCTCTCTTTGCTTCACATATTGCAGAGTTTGCTCTGTCATATACTACCTTGGATGGTCTCACTGACGCTCCATGTTCCAGAAAATATATACCGATCCTCTTCCCCCCTCTCTTTATAAAAGATGTATCGACACCTAAACTTTTAAGATACCTACACGCAGCATCACCTAATGGATTATCTGGTAGCTTTGTAACGAATCTAACATGATTACCAAACATAGCCAGTGAAGCTGCAACATTCGCTTCACTTCCACCATAATTCACTTCCAACACATCAGCTTGTAATAGCTTCTTAAAATTTGGTGGCGACAGCCTTAACATAATCTCACCAAAAGTTATAAACACTTTTTCCATACTTTACCCCCAATACCTTTTTATGAATTCAACTCCTTTCTTGCCATTTCTACTGCTTCGGTAAAATCTTTTGCAATCGCTGTTAATGATTTCCAATCTCTGTTCTTTATATATTCTCTATTCAACAATGAAGTCCCAACACCAACAAAACTAGCTCCATTCTTAATAAATTCAGTGATATTTTCTAAATCTATACCTCCTGTTGGAGTTAATTTAATCCATGGGAATGGACCTCTTAAATCTTTAAGATACTTAGGCCCTAATCTTGAAGCAGGAAATATTTTTACTGCATCTGCTCCATTTTCCCAAGCAGTTAGAACTTCTGTTGGGGTAAATGCACCGGGAAACACAGCACAGTCGTATCTATGTGCTGTTTCTATTATTTCCTTCTTGCAAACTGGGCTTACAATAAATTTAGCTCCAGCATAAATCACTGAGCGCGCCGTCTCGGAATCCAAAACAGTCCCTGCACCTATTATAAAACCCTCGGGTATTTCATCAGATAATTTTGCAATAACATCAATTGCCTTAGGAGTAGTCATAGTTATTTCTAATGCCTTAACGCCACCTTCCATCAGAGAATTAATAATACCTGCTATATCCTCACCATCCTTTGCCCTTATGACACCTATTATCCCCTTTCCTTCAAGCGCATTTATTACTTCATATCTATCCATACAACCTACCCCAAAATTTTTATCTTATTTTTTGATAAAATCTTCTCTCATAGGTGAAAAGGTATCGATCAAAGTTCCGTCTTCCACACAAACCGCCCCATGCAACACATTCGGTGGAACTACAAATGCATCCCCCTCTTCAAGAATTTCCTTTTTATTATCTATCTCTACCTCAAATTTACCTCTTAAAACATAAGAAATTTGCTCATGAGGATGTCTATGTGGAGCTCCCACGGCCCCTTTCTTAAAATTAACCTTTACAATCATTAAATTAGATTGATATCCCAGTATTTTCCTCGAAACTCCTCCACCCAGATCCTCCCACTCTACATTCTTTTCTTTAACATGATAATCTGTTACCATTACAAGTCCCCCTCACGTTTCATTTACAAATTCCTTTTTCACATCTTGTTATTTTTCCACCAAAAACGAAAACACAGAGTATACTAACAGGAACCAAAGCAGCGCCCATAACGAAAAACCAGGTATAGGAGGTTTTTGTCAGAAAGGGAACTAGATAAGTTGTAATAATTACTCCTATAGCTGCTGTGGTACCACCTAAACCTGCTACAGTTCCAACGTTTTTCCCAACGTAAAAATCACTCGGTAATGTTTGAATATTATTAATAGATACCTGAAAACCAAACAAAGCAATCGCAATAAGAATAACAGCAATAGTTGGACTACTAGCCAACGAAGTAAGTAATAGAGAAGGTATCATTATAATACCCCCAAGGGTGATAGCGGTTTTTCTAGCGGTGTTAACTGTAAACCCCAAATGCATTATCCTTCCTGCAATCCATCCTCCTGCTATTGCTCCGGTAGCTGCACCAACATAAGGAAACCACGCGAACAATCCTATCTGTTTAATATCAAAATCAAAACGTTCTGCTAAATAAATTGGTAACCAGTTTACAAAAAGCCACCAGATAGGATCTATAAAAAACCTCGACGCCAATACAGCCCATGTCTGCTTTGTAGCAAGAAGTTCAGTTAGGGGTAGAACAATTCCATCTTCTTCGCCTTTCCCATCTATTTTTTGACCTTCAATTATATATTCTTTTTCTTCTTCAGTTATCCATGGATGGTTTTTAGGTAAAGCCTTATTTATAAAAAGCCATGGAACTATCCACAACAGGCCAATAAACCCAAGAACAAAAAATGTAGCACGCCATCCAAAAATCAAATAAAGAAAAGCAATAAATGGCGGCGCAATTATTGAACCAATCGAAGCGCCAGCATTAAATATCCCTTGAGCTAATGCACGCTCTTTTATTGGAAACCACTCAGCATTCGATTTTGTAGCCCCTGGCCAGTTGCCTGCTTCACCCAATCCTAGAATAAAACGGAATACACCAAAGCTATATATGCCACGCGCTATACCATGAAGAGCTGCAGAAATAGACCAAACCACAATTGATATCACAAAGCCCAATCTTGTACCGACCCAATCATATAGCCTTCCAGACAGGCTCTGACTCAATGCATAGGCTATAGTAAAAGATATAGCAATTCTTGAATAATCGATTTTATCAAGCCCTAGATCAATACTAATAGAAGGCCATAAAATAGATAATGCACTTCTGTGAATGTAGTTAATGACAGTTGCCAAAGCAACCAGTCCGATTATCCACCATCTCAATCCTTTAATTTTCACCATATTTTACTCCCGTTCTTTAAGACACTATAATTTCCTTTCCACTTATATACAATTCCATTAAATATCACTTCTCTTTCTCTTTCTTTATCGCCTTCCTCATTTGTAACAATTATGGTCAACTTTTCTTCGTTTTTCTTCCTAAGCTCAACTACAGTTGCTCTTTTATTATTACCAATCACTTTTACTGATTCAAAAGTAGGATAAGGATTATCTGATATTTCTTTCGCTTCACTAAAATATCCATGTCTTTCTACTATAGACGCAAATACTGTTGTATCTCCTTTTATCCTGTATATCAAACCCGGCTCTCTTCGTAAATTAAATTTTGGATCGTTGGCCCCTATTCTTACAAAATACACCTTATCTCCAGAATTCCTATAATCAGTAACGAAAGAATAGTACCGATTACCACTCAACCATGTAAACATAAAATCTTCAGCCCCCTTTGCCTCCGCTTCTTTCCATAAATGCTGATAGCCAAAATCTTTACCAAGCGGTTTTAGTACCCTTGAGTAAGATTTTAATTTCCAATTAGTATTTATAAAATAGCCATTGTAATGGAGACTATAATCATAGGTATGTTTATCCTTCGAAAACAACCTGTATATATCTACTACAAAATAATTCTCAACAGCGTTTTCGGAAATCAAAAACATTGTCCTAATCATCTTGACCCCAGGGTATTGATCCTCTGCAATCGCACTGACAACCTGAATTTCCGGATTGCTTGAATCAAAAAAATGTCTCTTTGCGTAAAATTTTTCAGCTTCTTTCCTATTAGCCCTATTCTGTGATATCATATCAACAACCACAACATTATGGGCCACCGTCTGCTTAGCATATGAACTGTTTTCAGGTAAGTACCTCCCACCGAATTTCGGTTCAATATTTATCCATCTAGCAAAGCCATAATCCGGAATCACCATTTTCATCTGATCGTACAGAATAAAATGTAATTTATCGAAATGGCCATGACCCCCACCCTGAACTCCATACTTCATTAATAACATTATTTCATCACTACCTTTATACCTTCTTAATACACCAAGACCACCCATTTCACCATTGTAACCATCTCTAAATTCTACGCTTGGTAATCTAGGATAACTCACATCTAAGCCATCTCCAAATCTCCTTGCAACTTCATATCCACATTTATTTAGTATAACACTATTCTGATATTTCTTTATACCAAGAATCAACGTATCTATACCATAACGATATGATGCAATGTCAGTAGAAATTGCCATACCAACATCCCTTATGTCCATAGTAAGTGACGCATCATTAATTGGAGGGAAGATCCCATCAGGAAATATTGTCAGGACAGCTGAATAGCAGGCCTTTCTAAGGATACTATCTCTGTATGCAAAAATTTTTAACTCAGGCCTGTTTCTTTCCAAGGCCTCAGCGAAAAAGAAAAAAGGGCGCAATGCATATCTAACATAATAAGGCCCTTCCATATAATAACCATCAGGCGAAAAAAGCAAATCAAGCTGCTTCAAAAACCCACCATTCCCATCTTTTTCTGTTCCGTATAAAGCCATTTGCACAAAATCTTCATTCCCAATAACCAAACCTGTCATACCTACTGCGGTTACTGCCCAGGTACCATGATTGTGTATTCTATTAAACTCCTCTGGATTTTCCAATGATAGCCATTCAGCCATTGGAATAAAAATATTTTCTTCAAATAACTTCCTTTCCTCAGGTTTTAAATAACTATAAATACAATCATAAGATTGAATTGAGTATGTTAACCAAACACATTCATTTAGAGCTTGATGAAAAATTTTACCCGGAGCCTGATTATAAGCATAAGGACTGGGCCCCAATTTAGGATACATTTCCGCATATTTTTCTAACATTCTCTTTATAAACTCAGCATATTCCTTATTGCCAGTAATTTGATATAAGATACCTGCCGCCCACATTTCCCTGTAGTTATCTTTGTGTCGCTCATGTTCATATCCACCAGCTTCACCAGGAGGAGGAACCTCTATAGGCCTTTTCAATACATCATCCATCTTTTTTCTTAATTCCATGTAACTTTTTCTCAACAGAGGAAATTTATCGATCTCACGTTTTATAACTTGAGATTCTTCTTTACTAAGAAAAATACACGGATGTTCTTTAGATATACCCAGGCTAACTACAAACAAAACTGCTAAAATAGCTGAGAATATTTTTTTCATGCATCCCCCAATCATAAAATTATGGCATATAGAGCCCGCCATTAACCTCCACAGACTGCCCGGTCATATAGTCTGATAACTCAGAAGCAAGAAATAGCACAACTCTTGCCACATCTAATGGTGTTCCTACCCTTCCTAATGGAATTAATGAAGGCATTTTTTCGTGTACTTCCTTAGGAGTAAACTTGTTATGAAAATCAGTGTAACCAATAAATCCTGGAGATACACAGTTAACATTAATATTATATGGTGCAAGCTCCTTAGCTAGTGATTTTGTGAAAGTCCAGATACCACCTTTTGATGATGCATATGCGGCGGCACCTTTCCCACCACCATCATGAGTTGCTTGAGATGAAAAATTAATAATTTTACCACTTTTTTGTTTCTTCATATATGGCATTACCAGATGGGACATTAAAAATGCGCTTTTCAAGTTCACATCAATGACAGTCCTAAAGTGACCCTCATCAAATTCTGCAACAGGCACCCTACCAACCAGTCCTCCCGCATTGTTAACAAGAATATCAATTGACTGACCCATTTCTAGAGCAGCGTCTATTAATTTTTGCGCCTGTTCCTTAACCGTAACATCCGCTATAACTGACTTAACATTCGCACCAGTCTCACTGGAAATTTCTTCTGCTACTTTTTTTAATCTTTCTTCATCAGTATGATTATTAATTACTACATTAGCTCCACAAGAAGCTAATATTTTCGCAGTTTCCTTACCTATTCCCTGAATACTTCCAGTAATTATCGCTGTTTTGCCTTTCAAGGTAATTTCCATTTTATCCCTCCTAAGATTAGTATTACGTATTACATATAACTTATTTAAATATATTAACTATCTGAGATTGTGTCAATGAATTTTTGTAAAAAACTGGGAAAATCCATGAACACAATGGTATAATAGAATTGTTAAATTAAGGGTAATGAGTGATGAGAGCATAGCCCGTGGACAGGCTATACACTGTGAGATTTTTGGAAAAGGAATCAAAGATAAGAAGAAAAAACATGACCTATCCCGATTAGGGATCCTACGGATAGTATCATAGCAAATAACAAGTTAAAAGACAATCCCAAGGATCCCTGTGGGAGAAAATATTGTACAGCTTCAGAAAGGAAATGGTTTTCTCAGAGGGTTCCTATGGAAAAAATATTATGAAATCAAGTCATACAGAAAAACAGCCTGTGAGTTTGGTGTAAATGTAAAAGCGGTTCTGAAATGGTTGAAAAGATATCAATGCATGGGACTTACTGGTTTAAGAATTTTACCTCGAAGTCCTAAACTTGCCAGGAATAAACTCTCACAAGAAAAGACTGATTTGATAGTAAAGTTAAGAAAGATAATCCGTAGGGTCCCTAATCGGGACAGGACTTGGAGCAAGAAGATTGAAAAAGGAGTTTAACCTTCGAAAAGAAAAAGAGAGATTAAAACTGTTTGAGGTGATACAGATGGATGTAAAATATCTTGATGATATACCAGAGTTTTTTAAATACTACTGCAAATACAGACTACCAAGATATCAAATCACAGCAAGGGATGTACGCTCTGGAACACTCTTTTATTTCTATACATATGAGAAAAGTGTAACATCGACAATAATCTCTGTGAAATTATTGTTTGAGCATCTCCCGATTAGGGATCCTACGGATATCCAAGCATGGAATTGATCCAGAAAAAATAACAATTCAAGTTGATAACGGCTCTGAGTTTAGTGGGATAAGAATACATCACAACAGAGGATTTAAAAAATATGTCGAAAAGAATTGGAATGCTAAGGTGAAATATATACCTCTCCCGATTAGGGATCCTACGGACACATTACCCCAATGCTAATGCCGATATAGAATCTTCTCACAGATTAATCGAAGACGAATTCTACTGCATAGAATCATTCAGCTCAGTAAAAGATTTCCTTGTTAAAGCTTCATCCTACCAATTCTATTTCAATTTCCTGAGAGAAAACTCATATAAAAAATTCAAAACCCCGGTAAATATCCTGAAAGATTATAAAATATCCCCGAGTATAGCATTCATGCCTCCTCTCC
This DNA window, taken from Candidatus Neomarinimicrobiota bacterium, encodes the following:
- a CDS encoding cupin domain-containing protein, whose protein sequence is MVTDYHVKEKNVEWEDLGGGVSRKILGYQSNLMIVKVNFKKGAVGAPHRHPHEQISYVLRGKFEVEIDNKKEILEEGDAFVVPPNVLHGAVCVEDGTLIDTFSPMREDFIKK
- a CDS encoding SDR family oxidoreductase; translated protein: MEITLKGKTAIITGSIQGIGKETAKILASCGANVVINNHTDEERLKKVAEEISSETGANVKSVIADVTVKEQAQKLIDAALEMGQSIDILVNNAGGLVGRVPVAEFDEGHFRTVIDVNLKSAFLMSHLVMPYMKKQKSGKIINFSSQATHDGGGKGAAAYASSKGGIWTFTKSLAKELAPYNINVNCVSPGFIGYTDFHNKFTPKEVHEKMPSLIPLGRVGTPLDVARVVLFLASELSDYMTGQSVEVNGGLYMP
- a CDS encoding alginate lyase family protein yields the protein MKKIFSAILAVLFVVSLGISKEHPCIFLSKEESQVIKREIDKFPLLRKSYMELRKKMDDVLKRPIEVPPPGEAGGYEHERHKDNYREMWAAGILYQITGNKEYAEFIKRMLEKYAEMYPKLGPSPYAYNQAPGKIFHQALNECVWLTYSIQSYDCIYSYLKPEERKLFEENIFIPMAEWLSLENPEEFNRIHNHGTWAVTAVGMTGLVIGNEDFVQMALYGTEKDGNGGFLKQLDLLFSPDGYYMEGPYYVRYALRPFFFFAEALERNRPELKIFAYRDSILRKACYSAVLTIFPDGIFPPINDASLTMDIRDVGMAISTDIASYRYGIDTLILGIKKYQNSVILNKCGYEVARRFGDGLDVSYPRLPSVEFRDGYNGEMGGLGVLRRYKGSDEIMLLMKYGVQGGGHGHFDKLHFILYDQMKMVIPDYGFARWINIEPKFGGRYLPENSSYAKQTVAHNVVVVDMISQNRANRKEAEKFYAKRHFFDSSNPEIQVVSAIAEDQYPGVKMIRTMFLISENAVENYFVVDIYRLFSKDKHTYDYSLHYNGYFINTNWKLKSYSRVLKPLGKDFGYQHLWKEAEAKGAEDFMFTWLSGNRYYSFVTDYRNSGDKVYFVRIGANDPKFNLRREPGLIYRIKGDTTVFASIVERHGYFSEAKEISDNPYPTFESVKVIGNNKRATVVELRKKNEEKLTIIVTNEEGDKEREREVIFNGIVYKWKGNYSVLKNGSKIW
- a CDS encoding MFS transporter codes for the protein MVKIKGLRWWIIGLVALATVINYIHRSALSILWPSISIDLGLDKIDYSRIAISFTIAYALSQSLSGRLYDWVGTRLGFVISIVVWSISAALHGIARGIYSFGVFRFILGLGEAGNWPGATKSNAEWFPIKERALAQGIFNAGASIGSIIAPPFIAFLYLIFGWRATFFVLGFIGLLWIVPWLFINKALPKNHPWITEEEKEYIIEGQKIDGKGEEDGIVLPLTELLATKQTWAVLASRFFIDPIWWLFVNWLPIYLAERFDFDIKQIGLFAWFPYVGAATGAIAGGWIAGRIMHLGFTVNTARKTAITLGGIIMIPSLLLTSLASSPTIAVILIAIALFGFQVSINNIQTLPSDFYVGKNVGTVAGLGGTTAAIGVIITTYLVPFLTKTSYTWFFVMGAALVPVSILCVFVFGGKITRCEKGICK
- a CDS encoding sugar kinase — translated: MEKVFITFGEIMLRLSPPNFKKLLQADVLEVNYGGSEANVAASLAMFGNHVRFVTKLPDNPLGDAACRYLKSLGVDTSFIKRGGKRIGIYFLEHGASVRPSKVVYDRANSAICEAKREDFDWEKIFKGAIWFHISGITPALSDSLVEISIDAVKIAKEKGLTVSCDLNYRKRLWNREKAREIMGEIVKYTDLIIANEEDAADVFGIEAEKTDVISGKLDVEHYKSVASQLLKVGSASMVAITLRESLSASDNYWSSLFYDGNEFILSKKYHLHLVDRVGGGDSFVAGLIHGLNKFSSKREAVEFGVAASALKQTIPGDVNLVYEDEVLNIMKGDVSGRVQR
- a CDS encoding bifunctional 4-hydroxy-2-oxoglutarate aldolase/2-dehydro-3-deoxy-phosphogluconate aldolase, producing the protein MDRYEVINALEGKGIIGVIRAKDGEDIAGIINSLMEGGVKALEITMTTPKAIDVIAKLSDEIPEGFIIGAGTVLDSETARSVIYAGAKFIVSPVCKKEIIETAHRYDCAVFPGAFTPTEVLTAWENGADAVKIFPASRLGPKYLKDLRGPFPWIKLTPTGGIDLENITEFIKNGASFVGVGTSLLNREYIKNRDWKSLTAIAKDFTEAVEMARKELNS
- a CDS encoding helix-turn-helix domain-containing protein, with protein sequence MGENIVQLQKGNGFLRGFLWKKYYEIKSYRKTACEFGVNVKAVLKWLKRYQCMGLTGLRILPRSPKLARNKLSQEKTDLIVKLRKIIRRVPNRDRTWSKKIEKGV